TGACAGAAAAGAGTTCTATTTCACCACCAAATAATTCCAATGCTTATTGTTATTAGCTAATACTCCATTGTTTTCCTCTTACAACTTCAAAATCACGTTAACATCACCAGAACAACACATGtaataacaagaagaagaaaataatagccAACGCGAAAAACCAGCAACCGAAGTCCCCATATTCTCTGTAAGGATCATCACCCCAGTCCAAAGCCTCTTTGCTGTCCTTCTTTCTTGGAGTCAACCCATTTCCTTCTTGTTCGGCTAATCTGATATGAGATAttatgtgaggaaaaactttcTCATGAGACTTCTCTCCAATCAATAAATCTGAATGCCCAAAACCGTCCACCACCGCCCTTTCATGTCTAAAACCAGGTTGGTGCAACTTCATGTACTTGTTAGCAAGATAAGAAGTCTCTGGGGTCACAAGGAGACTCCGCCCTCCAGAAATATACAGCGTTGAGATTGCCATTCTCTCTGGATGGATCAAGAATGAGTTGTTACCATTACTGTCTACAATATATCCAGAGTTGCAGATTCTTCTCAGGTGAGGAAATGCTGACATGGGAAGCTTTGTTGCGCTTTCTGTATTCAACCAGTGGTGCAGGGCGGGGCTTACATTTTCATGCCAGAATGCATTTCCAAATATTCCAGAGAGGACCTCACACTCCTTGCACGTGCATCTCTCATATCGTGGTAAACACCGAGCTATGAATTTCAAAAGCCTGTGTCCAGAACTTCCCTTTGATTTTTCCAGAAGAGGTAGGATTTTATTCTTGCCTAGTATAGCCATTGATATCTGCAGATTGAGTTCGGTTATAAAAGAGTctgaaaatcaagaagaaaagacTAGCATGAACTCTTCTGAACCTTTTAGAAATTGTTTAGATCCCTAATGGGTCAATTCAAGGTGTGGTTATTAGCATTGATGGTTCGtaaagatgatttttaaatgaagaaatttacaaaataccaagaatataattttttgacaaattGTGTTTAGGAAAAGACACTTTCCTTGTTGGAGTTGGACCtgaagaatttatttattttaatgaaaaaaggaCTTTATTACTACTATAGATAGAATGTGTAGTGGCTAATTGATGTTTGCTTCCAATATTAATGATATGTGGtcacaactaaaagaattaGTGCTGTAGCCAAAATCTTTAGCTAAATTAATATGGTATTTTCTTATGAGTAATTTCTTAGATGTGATCTGATATTGGGTAATGGCtgtaatttcttatatttgataGTAAAATCTTGTGGAACAGG
The Populus nigra chromosome 3, ddPopNigr1.1, whole genome shotgun sequence genome window above contains:
- the LOC133687885 gene encoding uncharacterized protein LOC133687885; the encoded protein is MESYWLPTEPHDLVRTLLEEGHDVWLLQTRLHPLNPANNATIEDIGKYDIPAAFGKILEVHGPSTKIHVVAHCGGGLAIHIALMGGHVSATHIASLSCTNSSMFFRLTALATIKMWLPLVPISMAILGKNKILPLLEKSKGSSGHRLLKFIARCLPRYERCTCKECEVLSGIFGNAFWHENVSPALHHWLNTESATKLPMSAFPHLRRICNSGYIVDSNGNNSFLIHPERMAISTLYISGGRSLLVTPETSYLANKYMKLHQPGFRHERAVVDGFGHSDLLIGEKSHEKVFPHIISHIRLAEQEGNGLTPRKKDSKEALDWGDDPYREYGDFGCWFFALAIIFFFLLLHVLFW